The window CATTAGTAATGGATATTCAACCACCATTTTTGGGCCCTTTGGAGCCCaatggaagaaaatgaagaaaattttaaCCAATGATTTGCTTTCCCCGCACAAACACCTATGGCTGCATGGCCAAAGGACTGAAGAAGCAGACAACCTTATGTTTCACGTCTACAACAAGTGCAAAAATGTGAACGATGGTGTTGGTGGCCTTGTGAATATCAGAAGTGTTGCAAGGCATTATTGTGGTAACCTAACcaggaaaattattttcaatacaaGGTACTTTGGGAAGGGTAGAGAGGATGGAGGGCCAGGTTTTGAGGAAGTGGAACATGTTGATTCCATCTTCGATTTGCTCAAGTACGTTTATGCCTTTTCTGTTTCTGATTATATGCCATGCTTGAGGGGACTTGACTTGGATGGCCATGAAAAGAATGTGAAAGAAGCTTTAAAGATCATCAAGAAGTATCATGATCCCATTGTTCAAGAGAGAATTAAGCTGTGGAATGATGGATTAAAGGTTGATGAAGAGGACTGGCTTGATGTTCTGGTCTCCTTGAAAGATTCCAACAATAACCCATTATTGACGTTGGAGGAGATCAATGCACAAAttatagtaatatattttactCCTCTCTTAGTTTGTTTTTCGTACTTATATTAACACTTGCACTCAAACACAAACCATATTCATgaggatttttttcttctaataatcatatatgcatttattttctcttccatatcatttccatctcattttttttttctcatatatcattttttaagtgGAAAGACAAGGGGAAGATCCAAAACATGcatgaagaaaatattaattatatggtTAAGTTTAAGATTATCGGGTGTCCATGATCTTTGTCAAATTTTATAAGACACATAGCaaagttttattcattttttagtaaattaaaaaaatttaactatatGTGTCACGTATAAATTGGTTGAGACCATAGATACATGATGGACCCGTATCATACAATAATTAGTTTCtccaaaacaaattatttttaatccattTCATGtgttgtcaaaaaaaaaaagttccatttcatgcatgtttgaaaacataaaaatttgaaatcagCAATTAAACTGATCAAATAAAACTCCTTGTAGGAATTGATGCTTGCAACAATTGACAATCCATCAAATGCTTTTGAATGGGCACTTGCTGAAATGATAAACCAACCGGAGTTACTCCACCGAGCCGTTGAAGAATTGGATAGTGTGGTAGGAAAAGAGAGACTGGTCCAAGAATCAGATATACCTAAACTCAACTATGTGAAGGCTTGTGCAAGAGAAGCTCTTCGCCTTCATCCCATTGCACCTTTTATTCCTCCCCATGTCTCTATGAGTGACACAATGGTGGGAAATTACTTCATCCCTAAGGGTAGCCATGTAATGCTAAGCAGACAAGAGCTTGGGAGGAACCCAAAAGTGTGGAATGAAACCTACAAGTTCAAACCTGAACGCCACCTCAAGAGTGATGGGTCTGATGTGGATTTGACAGAACCAAATTTGAAGTTCATATCATTTAGCACAGGAAGGCGTGGCTGTCCCGGAGTGATGCTTGGCACCACAATGACAGTGATGCTATTTGCTAGATTGCTCCATGGCTTCACTTGGACTGCACCACCTAATGTTTCATCAATCAACCTTGCTGAGTCCAACGATGATATCCTTCTTGCAGAACCACTTGTGGCAGTGGCTAAGCCAAGATTAGCATCAGAGCTATACCAACTTTAAATTAAGTattaatgaagatttaatttacCTAGCTAGGCAACACAATATATATGAACATGAAGCCACATATGCTCAATCAAATACTGCAAGTATTATCTAttagacataaaattaatttagttagttattagaagttatttgtataaattagttggttactcaagttatagttactagaagttatttgagtaagttAGTGTTGGTTACTCTAGTTAGTTATTTTCTATCTTTGTATAAATACATCAATTTTGTAATACtttaatgaatgaatgaattgaatGAATCCTAAAACTACTTTTCATCTATCttccattcctttcattcctaatATGGTATCAGAAGTTTTTGCTTCTGCGTCTCTTGCTTCCTATTGAAGCTATTTATGGTTCTACCCGGTGGTGTAGATAGTGCTGTTAGCCCTTGCTTTGTGGCGTCGAGCTGTTGAgactttggcaagtgtaccaatcgCTCTTAAGTAGTAAACCTCGAAAGTCTGAGTATCGTTCCGCAGGAATTTTATTGCACTTATTAGATACTTCTCAATTTGTAAGTAAGAGtaaaacaataaaagcaggaataAATGTAGGAATAGCGTGCTATTACTAAAACAAATAgtttaaaaggaaaaacaattgaTAAAGATGCCAAGACCCGACAAACCTAATTGGCCTACGATGCATGTAAATATGATATTCATTACCAATGCACTGGTATTAGTCCTACCCACATCTGTTaattacttgcccctgatgcctcacgttgacaagcctattttaactacctatctcccaaatgcctttgcgaagattcaataattaaaatgtattaaggTAAAGTTCTAGATGTTGCTTAAATGCATGGGCAGTGGATTACTattctatgcctagcaatggTAACCCAAGGATTCTTTTCTTAAGATGTTCTGTTAGGCGTTACCCTTTCCCAAGcgtataacccctaaaactgatgcatgcattgaatcttaaatatttattggggattaccctctcccgagcgaaTAAAACCCAAAAGAAATCTAAGAATGAATGCAAGATAACAAGGAAAgaattagaacagaaaaacctgGAATGAATTCCTTTtgcattgataactcttgaagcTCATCGTACatcgttggctttttaggcctgccaggccctagctaggAGATTAGctactcatggccattgagggcttacaactgggggtgaaagaaagaatgggaataataaaaataaaggaataatAAGAGAGGAAGGAAAGCTCAGGCTTGAAGTACTGAGAGTAGTGCTCTGAGACGAGGTGAAGTTTCCTTGGGACtgcctctctatttatagttgctgAAGTGGGCTTATGAGCCTTCGTAATCGCGCTCAGCGCCACacatcgcgcttagcgcgttcagatCGCGCGCTGGGCGCGCCATGCACGCTCAGCCTGTGCTTCTGTTGGATCGCGCGCTGGGCGCCGGGCTTAGCGCGCGTAACGATTTCTGCTCCTTCGTGCTTAACGCCACGCTTAGCGCCTGCAGTTAgttgctcgcttagcgcctgATGCGCGCTTAGCGCCCCTGTTGGGTTGGGCCTGCTTCAGAAttccttctttctcttcctttctgTTGCCATTTTTGCTTAATGTACTCTCATTTTTCGTATCTGCAACCAGAAAttcagtttaattaattttttcaacttttaattataaataactgctaaataattaattttaagtcaaaatttgactatttaactattattaattcacaattatttagcagttatcacgAGCCCTGACTCGAGGGGGCGTGTtgcaagtcccacatcgggtgGTTCACATTGATGATTAAGTTCTTATATAACTGGGTAGGCCACCCCCTTATGAATCGTTTTTTAAGGGAACCTTTCGGATGCCtggttggttcttttttttttctctctcatggCCATGGATGTCATTGATGATTAAGTTCTTATATAACTGGGTAGGTCACCCCCTTATGCATCGTTtttttaaggggacctttcggatgcctggttggttcttttttttttctctcatggcCATGGATGTCATTGATGATTAAGTTCTTATATAACTGGGTAGGCCACCCCCTTATGCATCATtttttaaggggacctttcggatgcctggttggtttttttttttctctctcatggCCATGGATGTCattaatgattaagttcttataTAATTGGGTAGGCCACCCCCTTatgcatcatttttttaaggggacctttcGAATGCCtggttggttcttttttttctctcatggcCATGGATGTCATTGATGATTAAGTTCTTATATAACTGGGTAAGCCACCCCCTTATGAATCGTTTTTTAAGGGAACCTTTCGGATGTCtggttggttcttttttttctctcatggccatggctgccattgatgattctaaccccttcattcttcattcttctaacAATCTTGGCATTGCCTTAGTTTCTCATCCTTTCATCGTGTTCTCGGCAAAGGCTTAGTTGCTGATGTGGTGTTGTGGATGAATTGGCGTGGAGCGGTTGCAGTGCTCGTTTATGCCACCGCATTGTGGTACTTCTTCGAGCGTGTCGGTTACAATTTCTTGTCCTTTGTCACCAAAGTTTTTGCCAACAAACTTTGATGCTTGCTTTGGCCTCTTGGAAGCAATCGAAGTTGGTTGaagatttcttgaagtttttgttTTGACCGAAGTATTTCCGACATGTTTCGCTATAtttcatgttttcatttttttttcttttctctttcttctttaatGTTGATGTATTGTATTCTCCAAGCTAGAAGTGTTTTCAACACATTCCAACTTGCGGGGGGTAttagacataaaattaatttagttagttatTAGAAGTTATTTGTGTACATTAGTTGGTTACTCAAGTTATagttactagaagttatttgagtaagttAGTGTTGGTTACTCTAGTTAGTTATTTTCTATCTTTGTATAAATACATCAATTTTGTAATACtttaatgaatgaatgaattgaatGAATCCTAAAACTACTTTTCATCTAtcttccatttctttcattcctAATATTATCCACCAGATAAAGTGTCAAATGTAAAATGTAAACGTTTGTCGTTTCGTGCGAAAAAATGCTCAAATTATTGTTCAAGATGATGGTGTAATGCAATTAAAATGTgcttaaatttttctttaggCTATTTGATGTATTAACTCAATGTTGCATGTATAAAATTGATCAATTGAAATTTACAAATTagcttaattataattttttattatagataATCTTGTTTGAGTTAAATATGACTATTATGAATAATACGTTTTCAAGTATTTAACACATGCAAATACTCAAGTAGTACCATTAAGTTGATTGTGCAAGatattaataacttaaaaatattattttgtgtcttttaatcaaaataaataaaaataattttgatttttaattttagaatgatAAATGCATGTCAACACTCCCTTTCAActagataattaaaaataaagtacaaaaatagcaaaataataataataatatgagatAAAATAGAAACGAAACGTGAGAAGACTCTAGtctaagtaaataaaaatatagagaaaaagaaaagaaaggaaaggagacaatttttttaatagaggaGCTTGTTTTTATGTTGAAAACCTTGAAAAGGGAACATTGTATTGATCTTGAgatataataattgtttttttaggtGTTCTTTGCATTGTTGAAAAGCTTCATATATAGGCTTCTTAATCATGATAGAACAGTGGTTAATTTCGAAAACTTTTAGAAcaattgtgactcttggaagttattttcgaaaattccttactggtaatcgattacataactgttgtaatcgattacacagttacataactgtctggtaatcgattacacacaagttgtaatcgattacaggctttaaaatttaaatttaaatttctgaaggctgttataaaacgtttaaaacttctggtaatcgattacaagccttgtgtaatcgattacaggctttaaattttaaattcaaaatttgcaaattTGTTTCAGAAATGAATTtggacactggtaatcaattacatcctctggtaatcgattaccaaagagaaaATACCATATATTTGAATTCACAAAAAACTTTTGTAAAATATCCTTTGGGCAAACCTGTGCATCATCAATTAAGGAATGCTTTCTAAGATTCTAGGGATTGAGTTCATCATTTGTCTTGAATTTTTGAGTTCTTGACTtggattaaacttgagaagcgcttatctttggcatcatcaaaacttcatagcATATATGCTGGCTACAATCTCCTCCCTTTTAATGATGACAATAATCTGAAATCAAGATAAATGATATACAATTGATAACACGTGctcacaacccttactccccttTAAGATTAGAATTTATGCCTAAGTTCATAATAAATTCTACCCCttaagttctctccccctttggcaacatcaaaaagccaaaaacgTCTGGAGAAAAGAACTAAAGCAACATCAAAATCAGAGCACAATATAACCATAAACTGATTCAATCCATAAAATAAACCAAGCAAGTCTTAATCATCCAAAACACAGTCTAAAATAAccaaacacaaaccaaaacagaaaGCTAAATATCCAAGACAATCAGAACAAAAGTACTAAGTaataaaagccaaaatacaaggcgaAAGAAATAACCATAAAGCccaaggaaataaaatagaagaaagatAACTAAGAGTTGACAGGGGGATTGAAGCAACGCCTGATGAAGCTCATATCATCTTCAAGCCTAGTAATCCGGGTGTCCATGGCATCGAAGCGCTCATCCACAAAAGCTCGAAGGTCGCGGAGCTCTGTGAGTACTTCAGTCAGAAGAGAAGTGGAATCAGTCCTTTGTGGTGGAGGAGATGGGGTACGTTCGTCGGGAATAGGCAATGACAAGTCCTGTTTGCGAACCCACTGACCATCAACATCCTTTCGGTAACCAAAGGAGGTAATCGCACCAACACCAATAGAGAAAGACCTTTTGACCTTGAAAAATGGTTCATCATCCAAAGGAACattgaaatgatgaagaaaaagagTAGCAAGGTGAGGATAAGACAGAGGtacattggcccgtaatgccttatgcatctGGTACCGAACTAAATGGCCCCAGTCGATCTGACAACCAGTTTGAAAGGCCCACATCATAATCAAATCCTCCTTAGAGGCTTGGGCAAgttttgaagaccgaggaagcaaaatacgaacaatgatataatgcatgatgcgacaaTCGAAAGTTAATGACCTAGCAAGTAATTTACCGGTCATGTCAGCCTGATCATTGTAGACCATTctgcgagcatcatgactagaataatcaaatttccaatcattAACAagggtgccctcaaaaggaacaCCTTGACTGGGCAGTTTAgtcaaagaataaaataaggACCGATCAATAACAATGAGAATATTATGCACCTCAGAGTAAagaataccatcctgaattttcaaattaGTATAGAAAACCTTAACTAATTCAGGAAAGTAGGGCAGTTTCAGAGTCATGAAATCAATCAAagcagaattttgaaacacttggtaaCAATCAAATGTTTCTTCTTGTAGAGGCGACGACGGTGCACTTGCGGCGGGCTGCTGCTGGCCCTCCTCTTGCTGCTGTTGTGCCTTCTTAAGCATGCAATATTTCTCTATGAAGGCTCTGCTGATGGGAGGCCGGATAAGCTTGGTGGGAGTGACCGACACTCCATAGAATTGGCAAAGGCCTGTGATCAAAGCAGGAAACCCCagtgccctgttggacttctccgagtccactgggtgtctaaGCGGTGTGATCCCTGCAAACTGATATATAGCGTCTGAGATCAATTGGGCTACATGGACACTCACCTGGGTCAGGATGGCATAGaccagctggcacttcggcAAGGGGAGGTCAAAATTATGGTCTCTGGAGAGGATGTTGTTGAGCAGTAACGTCATCCAAATCTGCATGAGGGTGGTCATgctagtgcgcatgatccgcacctgtTTTCCTGCCATGCTCTGGGCAAAGTCCTGCCCCGGAACACACAACAGCTAGCTGATGGCCTCTTCGTCGAACCCCAAGGCCTGGCTCCTCCTCTGGCTAAACTCACAATGTTGGCCCTCTTCCAAAACCAATGGATGCCCTAGAAACTAATTAATGGCATCCTCATCAAAAGGGATCCATTGGCCCCTCACCCAGGAGCGCTTGTCTCTGactccctcctctgtgggccaCGCGTTGGCATAGAAATCCATTACTATCTCTGGATCGTACTTAGCCATGGGTGACACAAGCTAAGTCCATTGCCTCCTGGCAATTTCCTCCTGAAATTCAGCGTACTCTTTGTCCCTCAGCTGGACCCACCTCTCCTTGAGGAACGATCAACCCTTAATTGCCTCAAATCGACGTTGTTGTTCCTCACTTTGAAACCTATGTCCATCAAACTCCACATCCACCTGTGGGGCTGCACTAGAACCTTCTCCTTGACGATATTGGAATTCACAGGCGAAGGCAAATCTTCATCGTCCATGCCAGCAAGCAACAATGCACCTTCCGAAAATGccttcttcacaacaaaaggcccttcataattcggggcccacttcccccGGTGGTCCTTTTACGCTTGTGATACTTTCTTCAAGACGAGATCCCCTTCGCTGAACTTGCatgggcgtaccttcttgttgaAAGTGTTCTTTACTTAGCTTTGTTACAATcgtccatggctcatggcggtcAACCTCTTACCTTTTATAAGATTCAATTGATCAAAGCGAGTTTGGGCCCATTCCGATTCCTCCAACCCTAACTTGGCTAGAATCCTCAAAGAAGGAATCTCTACTTCAAACGAAAGCACAACCTCCATCCCATACACTAGAGAGAATGGGGTTGCCTCAGTCGATGTGCGTACTGAGGTTCAATAACACGGTCATCTTCTGAACTATTTTTTTGATGTTCTTATTAGCAGCCTCaactgccccattcatcttgggcctATAAGGTGTAGAATTgtggtgttggatcttgaaatcctcacacatttccttcatcattttattgttcagattggtggcaTTATCAGTGATAATCTTCCTGGGCAACCCATACCGACAGATTATCAGGATGATACTTTTTATAAAACCACACTTCTTTCGTAGGGTTAATTCAAGTCTTTCTGAATGGTCATAGAGAGAAACTATGCTAAGGGATGCACTTGGGTTAATCACTCAAAAGGTGAAACCTTCTGGGAGTAAAGAGCCAGTATGACATAACATGATAGTTAGACATGTGCATTGATAATGGAGACTTGAGAATGACGTGTTACTTGAGGAGTTCTATTAGTACATGGTTGTTGGAAAAATGGGGAATTTCTATATGTCTGTTAACATAGTGATCTTATATTTGTCTtatatgttgttttattttaaaatgagcttaaccttgcattttttattgaaCTGTGATTATCGTATCAATTGACATGGGAGTTGTCACTCATGGTTAATGTGGACTTGGCGGTGGACTTTGGGGCGAAACCTAACCCTTCgtcatttatttatgttttgtctTAGAGGGAACTAACATAGGGTTTATATATCTTCACGGttttttgttgtatttattCCCTTGATGTGACCCTTGAGTTTTATTTGGAGATTTGTtcatgatgttttgatgatgtagtGCCTTGGGCATACGCACCTATATGTTTTACGACTTGAGGACCTTTTTTGGGTGATGTTTATATGACACACTTgtattcatgaaaaaaattatacatattttcattaattaaactaGTTCAAGAGTTTTAATCAGAATCATCTATTTTGTCACCCGGCCCCTATTACTAattaccaatatatatatatatatatatatatatatatatatatatatatatatatatatatatatatccatcaCAATTTTTAGCTTATTAATCAAATGAAATTCCTCTAATAGGTTTAACATTAACTTAAATATCTCAAATTTTCAAAGCACTCCCACATAACTTCATGACATAACTTAATTTTAACTTCACTTTAGGccattctctttatttttctcctaTAACTATTTATTGGGAAGCTTATACAAATTGATAGTTTTCCCGGCCTGCAAATATTCTATTTAATCAAGGAGGATGAAATGACTTGGGGAAAATTGGCAGTGGTGGGCATGGTGGCTAGACTGGGGGGAAGAGTGGTGGTGGGCTTAATGGTTGCAATGGATTAGGAACCTGGGGAGGGAGAAATGGGGTTGGAGGGAGAAAAGGATTTGGAGGGAGAAATGGGATTGGGGGTAGGAATGGGATTGGAGGAAACTGGATTGGTGGAAGAAATGGAATTGGAGGTAGAAATGGGATTggagggaaagggaaaaaggtATCCTCAGCtaattttttatctaatctAGAAGGGTTTGTATTTGGAGGAAATTCATTTTTTGCATGTGCCTTGGAGTTTGGAACACTTTGTTTATGGTTGCAAAAGTTTGGCTTTTTGGTAGGCTTGAATGAGAACAACCCAGCTGAGAATATGTGTTCTCCTTGCTTCATTGCCTTAAGACTCACTAGAGAAGAGGTAGCAAGTGAGGCCACAGAACAATGTGGCTCACTGCTACTTATCAATTTGAAAGTGCATCCCTTGATTCTCTTTGCATGTTTCCACACTTTGAATGGTAGCTTCACTTTGAATTCACCATGATAATTTGTCTTCACTTCTTTCTTGAAACTTGGTACTGATTTCCCAAATTTGCATTCTACAGCTACTGCGGCACCTGCAcatcacaaaataaaacataagtcaaAAAGTTCAAATAACACCTTAAGGGGATATGATGCGATGTGAAACTAAAACATGCAATCAGTAAGCAAAGCAAAATGGACCTGAAATGAAATGGTTTCTCGTAGAGAAATTCTGTTGAAAACATGTGTCACAATAGACACTGCCAACCACAACAGCAGAAAGAAGCTTCTTGTCATGGCTAGCCTCTAAAAGACTAGCATATATGAGACTGAGAAACAGAATTACAAGAAACCAACACATATTCTAATGATTATTGTTTCAACAACTGCGTATGAGTGAGAGTGAAGAAGGCCAAGTGGTGATGGTATAAATAGTGGGTCTGCCATCAACTAGTGTAGGTGAAAAAGAGACATTCAATtgtattttcaacttttttccCCCCTAAAAAAACATAGTTAAAAGTTTAGCATGTTACTATTGacttttgatttaaaattggtAAGTTTAACatagtaattaatttataaattccaATGGCATATTTATTGAATTGtattttcaactttattttttctttctaaaatagtCTAACATGTtactattgaattttgtttcaaaattggtaagttaaaaatattaattaatttatag of the Glycine max cultivar Williams 82 chromosome 13, Glycine_max_v4.0, whole genome shotgun sequence genome contains:
- the LOC100809902 gene encoding isoleucine N-monooxygenase 2, which produces MAHSPFLLLPNLQGFWPSLLAMITCFIIMIKALRNNFIENYSNKQKPKLPPGPKPWPIVGNLPEMLANKPAHKWIHNLMKEMNTEIACIRLGNAYVIPVTCPTIAREFLRKQDATFASRSQSVSTDLISNGYSTTIFGPFGAQWKKMKKILTNDLLSPHKHLWLHGQRTEEADNLMFHVYNKCKNVNDGVGGLVNIRSVARHYCGNLTRKIIFNTRYFGKGREDGGPGFEEVEHVDSIFDLLKYVYAFSVSDYMPCLRGLDLDGHEKNVKEALKIIKKYHDPIVQERIKLWNDGLKVDEEDWLDVLVSLKDSNNNPLLTLEEINAQIIELMLATIDNPSNAFEWALAEMINQPELLHRAVEELDSVVGKERLVQESDIPKLNYVKACAREALRLHPIAPFIPPHVSMSDTMVGNYFIPKGSHVMLSRQELGRNPKVWNETYKFKPERHLKSDGSDVDLTEPNLKFISFSTGRRGCPGVMLGTTMTVMLFARLLHGFTWTAPPNVSSINLAESNDDILLAEPLVAVAKPRLASELYQL
- the LOC100808822 gene encoding proline-rich protein 4 is translated as MCWFLVILFLSLIYASLLEASHDKKLLSAVVVGSVYCDTCFQQNFSTRNHFISGAAVAVECKFGKSVPSFKKEVKTNYHGEFKVKLPFKVWKHAKRIKGCTFKLISSSEPHCSVASLATSSLVSLKAMKQGEHIFSAGLFSFKPTKKPNFCNHKQSVPNSKAHAKNEFPPNTNPSRLDKKLAEDTFFPFPPIPFLPPIPFLPPIQFPPIPFLPPIPFLPPNPFLPPTPFLPPQVPNPLQPLSPPPLFPPV